TGGCCTCAAGGAGTCCTGACGCTGACGCTGGGCGTGGGGCCGGCTGTCCAAGAGGATTTTGTGGAGTATCTCGGGCAGCTTGAAGCTGCTTGATCTGGGGTGGGTTTATGCAACGATCAGGGTCCACTCTGCCCTTCGCTCTCGACGAGCTGGAGAGCCTGGAGCTGGTGCGCGGTCCCGGCTCCGCCCTCTATGGCGCCGATGCCTTCAACGGCGTCATCAACATGGTGACCCGCAACGCTCGCGACGCCTCCGGCGGCCAGATCAAGCTCTCCGGCGGTGACCTCGACACCCGGCGGGTCGACCTTCGTCTCGGCGGCGGTCTCGGTGCCGGCTGGTTCGGCCGCATCTCCGGTGGCTACTTGGAGGGTGACGACTTCTCCCGCTCCCGCAACGTCACCCAGGAGTACGACGGCCTGGGTCCCGAGGTCGTTCCCCTCGTGCTCGAGGACAACACCCTCTATTACGGCAGCCTGCGGCTGGATAAGTTCTTCGACAGCGGCCCGTCCTTCACCCTCGAAGCGGGCAACGGTGTTTCCGAAGGCCCCCTTCAGGTCACCGGCATCGGCCGCGTTCAGGGCGTGGATGTGGAGCGGCCCTACGTTCGGGCCAACTTCAATACCCAGCACTGGAACGTTCTTGCCCACCGCACCGAGCGTGACGGCGATGACCAGCGTTCCCTGAGCTCCGGCGTGCCCCTGTACCTGGACTCGGACCGCACCCTCATCGAGGTCCAGGGCAACGTCGGCTTCGGCGGTGGCAGAGGTCAGCTCATCGGCGGCGCCTCCTACAGCGAGGAGAACATCGACTCGGTCAATCCCCAGGGCTTCCAGACCCTGATGTTCGAGCCGGTGGAAGCGGACTTCAGCGGTGTCTTCGGGCAGGTCGAGTACGACTTCAGCGACAAGCTCAAGGGCGTGCTGGCGGCTCGCTACGATGACAGCTCCCTCAACGACAGCCAGTTCTCCCCGCGGGTGGCGTTGGTCTACTCCATCAACCCCAACCACACGTTGCGGGTGAACTACGGTGAGGCGTTCCAGACGCCCAACTACTCCGAGTTCTTCCTCGCCGTGCAGGTGGCGGCCCCGATCACCGCCACCGCGCCTCTGGAGGCCGGCTTCTGCGCGCCCTTCGGCGTCACCTGCGGCTTCGATCGCATCCCGGTGATGGCGCTGGGCAACCCGAGCCTCGAGGTCGAGGAGGTCAAGAGCTATGAGGTCGGCTACTCCGGCATCATCAATCGCAAGGCCTTCCTCACCGTCGACTACTACAACAACCAGCTGGAGAACTTCATCACCGACCTGATCACCCCGGTGAACGCCAGCCTCGGTCGGATCAATCCCAACTTCGGCCCCTACCAGGCGCCGGCGGGGATCCCCGAGCCTTTCGCGTCGATCCTCCTGGCGACCCTTCAGGGAGCCCTCGGCCCGTCTTACGCGCTGCTCTCCAACAATCCGTTGGACCAGACGGCGCTGCTGGCGGCGCTCTCCTACACCAACTTCGGTGAGGTGGATACCCAGGGCATCGAGATCGGCCTCAGCTACTACATCACCGACGAGTGGCTGCTGGACGCCAACTACTCGTGGTTCGACTTCGACATCACCGAGCAGATCGTCGAGGATCCGCTGCTGCCCAACGCGCCGGAGAACAAATACGGCCTCGGCCTGACCTATATCGGTGGCAAGTGGAACGGCTCGGTGAAGTACCGCCACAGCGACAGCTACGACTGGAACGCCGGCGTCTTCTCCGGTCCGGTGCCGTCCTACGATCTGGTGGACCTCAACGTCAACTACCAGATCACCGACAACATCGAGGTCGGCGTCAACGTCAGCAACCTCTTCGACGAGGAGCACTACCAGATCTTCGGCGGCGATCTCATCGAGCGTCGGGCTCTGGGCCACGTCTCCTTCAGCTGGTAAAACGCCAGCTGCCAAGAGCCACCCCGAGGATCGCCGACGCCGGTGATCCTCGGGGCTCGAGTTTTCCTGGGTCTTTTCAGTGGGCTGCTCCGAAGACGTTGGTGAATTGACACCACGTCTGCGCTGGCTTACACTCACGCGGCGCTTTTTCGGGGCGTGGCGCAGTCTGGCAGCGCACCTGCTTTGGGAGCAGGGGGTCCTCAGTTCAAATCTGAGCGCCCCGATTCAGACCTCGCCGTCGCGAGGTTCGGAAGTCCAGAGCTCCGGCAGGCTCAGATCGAGCACGGCGCCGACTACTGCCTGTAGCTCAGTTGGATAGAGCGGCGGCCTTCTAAGCCGCGGGTCGGGGGTTCGAATCCCTCCAGGCAGGCCATTTCCCCGGCCCATGCTTGGCAGGAGAGCGTGATCCACGCGACCCCCTACCGGTTCTGGCCCCGCAGACAGCGCACAGATTTTTGAGCACCCGTAGCTCAGCTGGATAGAGCGACGGCCTCCGGAGCCGTAGGTCAGAGGTTCGAATCCTCTCGGGTGCACCAGTCCTTCCCTTTTCCTCTACAACTTGCCGTAGATCGCATGGTTCGATGCCGTCTCTAGGGACAACTGTGCCACCAGTGTGCCACGGGCCGGAGAATGAGCCCCTCAGAGCTCTCCAGTCGACCGGAGAAACAGGCTGTAAGTGCTTGAAACGATTGGCGGAGGGGGTGGGATTCGAACCCACGGTCGGCGTGAACCGACGGCGGTTTTCAAGACCGCTGCATTCGACCACTCTGCCACCCCTCCGCGGGGTGGGCTCCGGGGGTGGAGCCGCGAGGTCGGGCCCCGGTTGGCCGGGGCGTGAGACCGATGAGTTTAGCGGATCCGGGCGGTGGCTGGTTGGAATCGCCGTCGGGAGATCTCAGGAACGGGCGGTGATGCGCTCGAGGCCGCCCATGTAGGGGCGCAGGACCTCGGGGACGAGGACGGAGCCGTCCGCCTGCTGGTAGTTCTCGAGGATCGCGATGAGGGTGCGGCCGACGGCGAGGCCGGAGCCGTTCAGAGTGTGAGCCAGGCGGACCTTGCCGCCCTCGGCGGGGCGGTAGCGAAGGTTGGCGCGGCGGGCCTGGAAGTCGGTGCAGTTGGAGCACGAGGAGATCTCGCGGTAGGCATTCTGCCCCGGCAGCCAGACCTCCAGGTCGTAGGTCTTGGCGACGGAGAAGCCCATATCGCCGGTGGACAGGCAAACCTTGCGGTACGGCAGCCCGAGCAGCTCCAGAACGCGGCCGGCGTGGCCGGTGAGCTCTTCGTGGGCGTCCCAACTGGTCTCCGGCGTAGTGATCTGGACCAGCTCCACCTTGTTGAATTGGTGCTGGCGGATCAGGCCGCGGACATCTTTGCCGTAGGAACCGGCCTCGCTGCGGAAGCACGGCGTGTAGGCGGCGTAGCGGATGGGCAGCTGGGCCTCGTCCAGGGTCTCGCCGCGGTGCAGGTTGCACAGGGCGACCTCCGCCGTGGGGCCGAGGTAGTAATCCGTTCCCTCCAGGTGGAAGAGATCCTCGGCGAATTTGGGCAGCTGGCCGCTGCCGAAGAGGGAGTCGCTGTTGACGATGAACGGCGGCAGGACCTCTTCGTAGCCATGCTCGCGGGTGTGCAGATCGAGCATGAAGGAGATCAGCGCGCGCTCCAGCCGGGCGCCGGCGCCGAAGTAGGCGGTGAAGCGGGCGCCGGTGACCTTGGCACCGCGCTCGAAGTCGAGGATGCCCAGCTCCGGGCCCAAATCCCAATGGGCTTGGGGCTCGAAGTCGAAGCTCGGCACTTTCCCCACCACCGCTTCCTCGCGGTTGGCGCTCTCGTCGGCGCCGCGGGGGACGCTCTCGTGGGCCACGTTGGGAAAAGCGGCGGCGAGGGCCTCCAGCTCGGCGTCGATGTCGCCGGCGCTGGACTCCAGGCTTTCGATCTGGGCCTTGAGCTCCCCCACGGCGGCGATCTCCGCGGTGGCGTCGCCGCCCTCCCGCTTGATCATTCCGATGGCTTTGCTCGCCTCGTTGCGCTGGCGCTTGAGGTCTTCCAGTTCCACCAGTCCGGAGCGCCGCTTGGCGTCCAGCTGTTGCCAGCGGTCCAGGTCGGAGAGGTCCACGCCGCGGCTGGAGAGGTTCTGCCGCAGCTCGTCGGAGTCGTTGCGCAAGAGGTCTCGGGAAAGCATGACGGCGGGGAGTCTATCTTCAGCCCTGGGGAGCGTCAACGCGCTGTGGCCGGCGACCGTAGACCGAGAAGGACGATAGAATCACTGCTCATCGGTCCACAGGAGCCCTTGAAGACGCTCCGCGATTCATCGCTTTCTCTCGGTCCCGAGCAAGACCCAACGGGAGATACCGCCGTTACACGCTTTCTGCCCCCCCTGGCCGGCTTCGCCGCTGCATGGAGCCTCAGCGCGCACCAGGTCGACCCGTCCGCTGCTGCGGAGGGGCGATTCTTGGCGTGGTTGTTGGGGGCGGTGCTGGTGTGTGCCGCGGTCTTGGAGCGGGAGGGCGGCTTGCGGCCCCGGGTTCCGCTACTCCCCACTGCCGCTGTGTTCGGCGTTCTGGCGGTGGCGGTGCTGCCCCAGGGGGCTCTGCGCGGGACGGTGGTGAGCGCCTTGCTGCTGGCGGCTCTGGCACTGGCCGGCGCTGCCGGATGGAAAGCCCGCGAAGGCCGCCCGCCGCTGAGCTGGTGGTTGGCGGCGGCGTTGGGCACCCAGGTGTT
This DNA window, taken from Acidobacteriota bacterium, encodes the following:
- a CDS encoding TonB-dependent receptor encodes the protein MQRSGSTLPFALDELESLELVRGPGSALYGADAFNGVINMVTRNARDASGGQIKLSGGDLDTRRVDLRLGGGLGAGWFGRISGGYLEGDDFSRSRNVTQEYDGLGPEVVPLVLEDNTLYYGSLRLDKFFDSGPSFTLEAGNGVSEGPLQVTGIGRVQGVDVERPYVRANFNTQHWNVLAHRTERDGDDQRSLSSGVPLYLDSDRTLIEVQGNVGFGGGRGQLIGGASYSEENIDSVNPQGFQTLMFEPVEADFSGVFGQVEYDFSDKLKGVLAARYDDSSLNDSQFSPRVALVYSINPNHTLRVNYGEAFQTPNYSEFFLAVQVAAPITATAPLEAGFCAPFGVTCGFDRIPVMALGNPSLEVEEVKSYEVGYSGIINRKAFLTVDYYNNQLENFITDLITPVNASLGRINPNFGPYQAPAGIPEPFASILLATLQGALGPSYALLSNNPLDQTALLAALSYTNFGEVDTQGIEIGLSYYITDEWLLDANYSWFDFDITEQIVEDPLLPNAPENKYGLGLTYIGGKWNGSVKYRHSDSYDWNAGVFSGPVPSYDLVDLNVNYQITDNIEVGVNVSNLFDEEHYQIFGGDLIERRALGHVSFSW
- the serS gene encoding serine--tRNA ligase, whose protein sequence is MLSRDLLRNDSDELRQNLSSRGVDLSDLDRWQQLDAKRRSGLVELEDLKRQRNEASKAIGMIKREGGDATAEIAAVGELKAQIESLESSAGDIDAELEALAAAFPNVAHESVPRGADESANREEAVVGKVPSFDFEPQAHWDLGPELGILDFERGAKVTGARFTAYFGAGARLERALISFMLDLHTREHGYEEVLPPFIVNSDSLFGSGQLPKFAEDLFHLEGTDYYLGPTAEVALCNLHRGETLDEAQLPIRYAAYTPCFRSEAGSYGKDVRGLIRQHQFNKVELVQITTPETSWDAHEELTGHAGRVLELLGLPYRKVCLSTGDMGFSVAKTYDLEVWLPGQNAYREISSCSNCTDFQARRANLRYRPAEGGKVRLAHTLNGSGLAVGRTLIAILENYQQADGSVLVPEVLRPYMGGLERITARS